TCGCCCATCGGAATGAAGACGAAATCGCTGCGAGAGAAGGTGTTATCGTTAATGATGAGGATTTCGGTCGGTGTGGTGCCGAACTCACGTGCCAGCTTTTGAATGCTATCGCCGTCGGGCTTTACCCAGCGACCGATTCGGCCTCTGTAGGTTTGAATATGCTTGTTGTCGACAGTGACGGTGATGCGAGCTCCGGTCACGGCTTCCAGTGATGGAAGTGCAATCATCACGGCCCCGAAAAAAGCAGAGGCCAGAAAGAATCGTTTCATAGTAGTATTCCGTTTCACAAAGTATCTTTTTTAATCGGTCTCTTTCTTTTAAAAGAGCCTCGCCTGTTTCGAAACCAGCTCTTTCCAATACCAGAGCCATTTCAGAACATCCGCTTTTGCCGTTTTTCTGAGGACGCACCAGAAAATTACAGCTTTTTTCTATTGTCGATCGTCTACGCGCCGACTGGCGACAGGATATTCGACGATCTCCAGAGACTGCAACCTTTTTTCGACCGGCCATGAGGGCCAGTCTTTTCACAGACGACCGCCCACGCAAACCTCTCTCCCGCAGACCTTTCGAGTGTTCTCGACGATTTCTGGTTTACAGACGGCATCTTTCCAGTCATCCTGACCATCGATGGATATTCGACTCGGAAACGGACTTGACTTTCACCGCCTCATCCAGGACTCCCATCGTCCCCTAATTCTCGGCGGAGCGACCATAGAAAGTGAGTTTGCGCTTGAGGGTCATTCCGATGCCGACATAATCCTTCATGCCCTTGCCGACGCCATTCTCGGCGCCCTGGCCGGTCCCGACATCGGGGAGCTTTTCCCCGATACGGATCCCGCTTTGAAGAATATGGATTCGGCCCGCATCATCGAGAAAGCCAGGTCCTTCGTTACCGATAGAGGTTTTTCTATTTCTAACGTCGATATTACCATAATCGGCGAGCGGCCTAAGATCAAGCCCCACAAAGAAACGATCCGGCGCAGCCTCAGTCGATTACTCGCCATCGACGTAGAACGCATCGGCATCAAGGCGACGACGACGGAGAAGATGGGATTTGCCGGAAGAGGAGAAGGACTCGGATGCCTGGCCACAGCCTTACTCATAAAACTCTGAAGTCAACGCGAAGAACAGCAGCGCTGTTGTTTCTGATCGTCAGCTCTCCTCTTCTGGCAGAGGTCGGCTATCCGGTCGATCTCAACTCACTGCCCGTTTATATTCGCGCCGGATTCTCTCTTGAAGATGGGAGCATCCCTTCGCCGGACGAAGAGATCGGCGATGACTTCCTGCGACTTCCGGCGGCGAGAAATCGTCCGGTTATCGTTCCCGATCTGAAGCTGCCCGGCATGCCCGAGCGTGAATTCCCCGAACTGCGTTCCCTGCCACCGGTAGATTTCACGCTGCTCTGGCGTTTCACCCTGACCGACGAAGATCTGACGCATATGCATAACCCTGTTCTGCTTTTCGCGCAGATCGGTGAAGGGTGGAAGATCTTTATCAACGGAAGACTTCTACAGAAGAGTATGGACTCTCATCCGGTGAACCGCCGACTTCTTCGCGTCGCAGTTAATCCGCGCTTCCTTGTGAGCGGAACGAATCAGATCGTCATCCATTTGAAGGGAGATCCGCTTTCGCGTGAGACCGGCCTCTACTACGGCTCTCCTTACCGCATCGAAGAGGCGGCCGCCGCCGAGGCCGACGTCGATCAGACGCTGTATATCGTTCTGATCACGATTTACTCGTCTATCGGTCTCTTTCATATTCTTTTTATCTTCGGCGACCCGAAACGACGCTTCAATCTGCACTTCGGAGTTTTTGCTCTCACTCTGGCGACCTACTTATTTACAAGATCGACTCTGCCCTATCAGTTTACGGATAACGCAAATCTCATCTTTCGTATTGAGATGGCGTCGCTGGCTCTCGGATTGCCGGCCTTCATCAACTTCAGCATCAGCCTGCTTCCTTTTCGCAATCGCGCCTTTCAGCTGCTCGGTGCGCTCGTCGTATTGCATGGCTTCACGATCAGCGGTCTGTCGATCGTTCTGCCTGTGAATCCGCTCTATGATCTGCTTGTGGTATGGCAGTTCACAAGCCCGCCGCTTCTCATCGTCATGGAGGCCTTCCTTCTCGCCTTCTTCTTTCATGATCTGCGCCGTCTTTTCAAATTGAGAGGACTTCCTGTCGGATTGTACCAGGCGCTGACAGCGAGGATTCCGGGGAATCTCGTTCTCGGAACCACCGTCGTCATGGTCACAAGCGTGTATGATATCTATGCGGCTCTTGTTTTGCATACGAGCCCGGGGCTGTCGGCCTACGGACTTCTCTTCTTCCTGACTGGATCGGCCGTGCGTATCGCTTACGATCTGCTGCAACTTCTAAAGACGAATCAGAGATTGAACCGATCGATGCGCCAGAGCTTCATGAACCTGAAACGTCTTCATCACACGCTGACCCGATCCGAAGAGAAATACAGGCGTCTCATCGAAGAAACGAACGACATCGTACTGACTCTCGACGCGAAGGGAATCGTAACGGCAGGGAACAGCTCTCTTTACAGAGAACTCGGCATTCGCCCCTCTGATCTGATCGGACGTCCATTCAGCGACCTTTTGAAGAAGGAGACTGCAGAAGACGGGCCCTTCAGTCAGAGCTTTACCGTCGATCGTGTTCAGGACTTTTTTGCTCACGGAGACACCCTGAATATTCGTGTTCCGCTTTTCGCAGAGCAGAAGCGAGGTCATGTTTTCTTCGACATCAAATTCGAGAAGATTCGCTCCGAAGACGAAACCGACATTATCGTGAAGGCGTCGACGGTTGAAGAAGATCCGGCGCTGAAATATCTCGTTCGAGAGAGCGTCAGCTTCGAGATGAATAACGACCTTTTCGCCATCGAAGACATGGTGCGACGTCTTATCGTCGACCTGCCGCGTTTTCTCGACGAATACGAGATCAGCATGATTCGCATCGGTCTTCGCGAGATCATCGTCAACGCCATCGAACACGGCAACCTCGGCATCACATACATCGAAAAAACCGATCTCTTGAATTCCGGCAATTATCAGGAAGAGATACGCCGTCGCCTCATGACAGAAACGAATGATCGAAGAAGAGTACGCATCAGACTGACGCTGACGCCGACGCAGATCCGATATCGCATCAGCGACGAGGGTATGGGTTTCGACCATAACAGATTCGGCTTTCATATGGACCCCGAGCAGGTCGAGGCGTCGCTGCATGGCCGCGGGATCTTTATTACGCGAAACGCCTTTTCGCGAGTGCTTTACAACGAATCGGGGAATTCCGTGCTTTTGATCCGCGATTTTCCCGACAGAGCGGAGCCTGCCTGATCGACGACAGCTTCGATCGGCATTATCATGACGACATGCAAGAACTCATTCTGAAAAGCGAACCGCAGTTTTTCGAGGGAATGGCCTGGTACAGACCTGCGCCGGGCAACGGTCCTCCGCTTCTCTGTCTGTCTGGCTATCAGGATACTGCAAAGACCTTTCTTTTTCTCGATGAAGTGCTTGGCCGATTTGATCCGATCCTGCTCGACTGGCGCGGCCAGGGTGCATCCATGCGCCGCGAAAGGATGTATACGATACAGGAGGCCTTTGCCGACCTTATACGCTTCATTAGCATACAGCTACCTCAGGTAACGGAGGGGCCCGTGCATATCCTGGCGCATAGCATGGGAGCGGCTCTCGCCGCGCGCTTTGCCGGCACGCTGCCAGAAAGGGTGCGCTCTCTTGTTCTCGTCGAAGGCTTTTCGGGCATCATCACAGCCGATGCTGAGGCGGATCGACTGCGATCCTGGGCCGAGCATCTGACCGAAGACGTCGATCGTGACGGAAGGACTATGAACGATATCGCCGACGTCGAACGGGTCCTTTCGCGCATCCATCGCGGAGTGCGTAAAGACCGCATTGCCGTGCTTGCCCGCCTGCTTGCCCGTCCGCAAGCCCCCGCAGAACCCGATCGTAACTTTGTATGGGTTCATGATCCCTTCTTGAAAAACGGCACCGTCCCTCTCTCGTTTGCTCCTGAGATCAGCAGAGCCCTGTGGCGACGCATTGCTGTTCCCGTGCTGCTCTTTCTTGGCAAGAAAAGCCATCTGCATCCGGGACCGGCTCGCCTTCCTGAAATCCTGTCACATTTCAAAACTCTGGAGCTATGTGAGGTGGACGGTGCCGGGCATAACCTGCATCATGATCAACCCGAGGCGCTCATTCCCGAGATGCTCGCTTTTTATCGAAAACATGGTTTTCTCTGAACAAGGGTGAGGACTTTTTGACCTGTGACCCGTATCCAGACCATTATCATATTGAGCATCGCCCTCATCGCAATCCCGCTTGCCGGCTACGGAGGCTATCGCTACGTATCGCAGCAGCGAAAGATCGAAGCAGCGGCCATAGAGGCCTACTTCGATCAGGCCCGCGCCTTCGAACGTCGCATCATCGATGGATTCCCCATCTATCAGGACTGGGCGACGCCCGATCGAGAACGACAGCTTCGCACACATCTGCTCGAAGATCATCTGGCCGTCGTACGTTCGATGAACCTTACGGCCATCGAAGATCGCATCGAGCTGGATGCCCGACTGAAAGCGGGAACGTTAACCGCTCTTGAACAGAACAGAGAGACGCCTTACTTTTTCTATAACGTAAAGAAAGAACACCGGGCCCTTCTACCGATGGCCTCGGAGGGATTGCACCTCATCGCCGAACGTCTGAACAAACGAACGGGCATGAAGGACGTAACCGTGAAAATGGCGATCTCGTCCGTTCTGCGCACGGTGGAGTATCAGGATGGACTCCGCGACCGTAATGCGAACGCATCGCTCATCTCTTCTCATAGCTACGGCATCAGCTTCGACATCTTTTATGATAACTTCTTCGTTTCCCTTGCTCCGCTGCCCGATACGGGCGATGTCGATGTGAACCGCTCTCTCGAAACGATGCGACTGCGCACGGGCTATTGGCTCGGCGACGCTCTGCGCCGTCAGCTGCACGCAATGTTAGCCGAAACGCTGATCGAACTGCAAAACGAAGGCAAGCTGTATGCCATTCTCGAAAAGAATCAACGCTGCTATCATGTGACGATTCGACCGCAATAGGGACTGTCGGGCCATGCCGTGAGCGGCGACCTTTGAAGCTGAGCTGTTAACAGACTGCTTTTTCAGCAGGCTGCTAAAGCCCGAACGAATCGATAAATTTCCCGATCACCTCAATATGCTCCTGCTCGGGGCGGTCATAGCCTCGGGCCGCCGTGTACAGGTGCTCGTCGAAGATGTGAAAATCGAAAACTTTAAGCTCGAATTCCGGAATGGTGATAATAAGGTTCTCGGTATGGATATCGAGAATGAGCTTTTCTTTCT
This region of Leptonema illini DSM 21528 genomic DNA includes:
- the ispF gene encoding 2-C-methyl-D-erythritol 2,4-cyclodiphosphate synthase, coding for MDIRLGNGLDFHRLIQDSHRPLILGGATIESEFALEGHSDADIILHALADAILGALAGPDIGELFPDTDPALKNMDSARIIEKARSFVTDRGFSISNVDITIIGERPKIKPHKETIRRSLSRLLAIDVERIGIKATTTEKMGFAGRGEGLGCLATALLIKL
- a CDS encoding ATP-binding protein produces the protein MFLIVSSPLLAEVGYPVDLNSLPVYIRAGFSLEDGSIPSPDEEIGDDFLRLPAARNRPVIVPDLKLPGMPEREFPELRSLPPVDFTLLWRFTLTDEDLTHMHNPVLLFAQIGEGWKIFINGRLLQKSMDSHPVNRRLLRVAVNPRFLVSGTNQIVIHLKGDPLSRETGLYYGSPYRIEEAAAAEADVDQTLYIVLITIYSSIGLFHILFIFGDPKRRFNLHFGVFALTLATYLFTRSTLPYQFTDNANLIFRIEMASLALGLPAFINFSISLLPFRNRAFQLLGALVVLHGFTISGLSIVLPVNPLYDLLVVWQFTSPPLLIVMEAFLLAFFFHDLRRLFKLRGLPVGLYQALTARIPGNLVLGTTVVMVTSVYDIYAALVLHTSPGLSAYGLLFFLTGSAVRIAYDLLQLLKTNQRLNRSMRQSFMNLKRLHHTLTRSEEKYRRLIEETNDIVLTLDAKGIVTAGNSSLYRELGIRPSDLIGRPFSDLLKKETAEDGPFSQSFTVDRVQDFFAHGDTLNIRVPLFAEQKRGHVFFDIKFEKIRSEDETDIIVKASTVEEDPALKYLVRESVSFEMNNDLFAIEDMVRRLIVDLPRFLDEYEISMIRIGLREIIVNAIEHGNLGITYIEKTDLLNSGNYQEEIRRRLMTETNDRRRVRIRLTLTPTQIRYRISDEGMGFDHNRFGFHMDPEQVEASLHGRGIFITRNAFSRVLYNESGNSVLLIRDFPDRAEPA
- a CDS encoding alpha/beta fold hydrolase; the protein is MQELILKSEPQFFEGMAWYRPAPGNGPPLLCLSGYQDTAKTFLFLDEVLGRFDPILLDWRGQGASMRRERMYTIQEAFADLIRFISIQLPQVTEGPVHILAHSMGAALAARFAGTLPERVRSLVLVEGFSGIITADAEADRLRSWAEHLTEDVDRDGRTMNDIADVERVLSRIHRGVRKDRIAVLARLLARPQAPAEPDRNFVWVHDPFLKNGTVPLSFAPEISRALWRRIAVPVLLFLGKKSHLHPGPARLPEILSHFKTLELCEVDGAGHNLHHDQPEALIPEMLAFYRKHGFL
- a CDS encoding DUF5715 family protein, which translates into the protein MTRIQTIIILSIALIAIPLAGYGGYRYVSQQRKIEAAAIEAYFDQARAFERRIIDGFPIYQDWATPDRERQLRTHLLEDHLAVVRSMNLTAIEDRIELDARLKAGTLTALEQNRETPYFFYNVKKEHRALLPMASEGLHLIAERLNKRTGMKDVTVKMAISSVLRTVEYQDGLRDRNANASLISSHSYGISFDIFYDNFFVSLAPLPDTGDVDVNRSLETMRLRTGYWLGDALRRQLHAMLAETLIELQNEGKLYAILEKNQRCYHVTIRPQ